Proteins encoded in a region of the Campylobacter geochelonis genome:
- a CDS encoding glycosyltransferase family 2 protein, whose protein sequence is MIKASVFIIAQDEEKHIKRVLESVKDFDEIIIVDSGSIDKTLEIAREYTDKIFHHDFENYATQKEFAKNLCANEWVLNLDADEELSDELKNEIVQTIKSNDIDALEVKISTLYLGKFTHKYGKHIERIRFFRKNSGFYPQKLVHESIKFSGVCKKAKGLIKDYGTQDLQTQISKINAYSTLRATEKTNKNKRSSLVKLIFVFPAIFFKSYVIRRNFLNGRAGFIGSFINAFYAFLKEAKLYEMNLWRKK, encoded by the coding sequence ATGATTAAAGCTTCTGTTTTTATCATAGCTCAAGATGAAGAAAAACATATAAAAAGAGTGCTTGAAAGTGTTAAAGACTTTGATGAAATTATTATCGTTGATAGCGGAAGTATCGATAAAACACTTGAAATAGCAAGAGAGTATACAGATAAAATTTTTCATCATGATTTTGAAAACTATGCAACGCAAAAAGAGTTTGCTAAAAATCTTTGCGCCAACGAATGGGTGCTAAATTTAGATGCTGATGAAGAGTTATCAGATGAGTTAAAAAATGAAATCGTGCAAACTATAAAAAGCAACGATATAGACGCTCTTGAGGTCAAAATTTCTACACTTTATCTTGGGAAATTTACACACAAATACGGCAAGCATATTGAGCGAATTAGGTTTTTTCGTAAAAACTCTGGATTTTATCCACAAAAATTAGTGCATGAGAGTATTAAATTCAGCGGAGTTTGCAAAAAAGCAAAAGGGTTGATTAAGGATTATGGAACGCAAGATTTGCAAACTCAAATTAGCAAGATTAACGCCTATTCAACGCTTAGAGCTACAGAAAAGACTAATAAAAACAAACGCTCATCACTTGTAAAACTTATCTTTGTTTTTCCGGCTATTTTTTTTAAATCATACGTCATAAGGCGTAATTTTTTAAATGGAAGAGCAGGATTTATAGGCTCATTTATTAACGCATTTTACGCGTTTTTAAAAGAGGCTAAACTATATGAAATGAATTTATGGAGAAAAAAATAA
- a CDS encoding DnaJ domain-containing protein, translating to MSTILLFLFVIFIFFMLSSGVSKRPRRQYQSRDIEFSEAKYLVGLLAKVAKSDGRVNKLEANLISEILDDLTAKIGGSNTQREELRRVYNNEKDNLKNVFKMAFEYKTRFNLDLKTAVGRVYFFLNIAYIDGVFTSEERRVISQICDGFEIPSYLQDEIFARFERDFKARNYQRYQNRNYQEQNYQNHARTQPGKKNPYDVLGLKDGASFDEIRTSYRALVKKYHPDILMGKGADDEIIKAGTKKLQEINEAYEALKAKFGK from the coding sequence ATGAGCACGATTTTACTCTTTTTATTTGTTATTTTTATCTTTTTTATGCTTAGTAGTGGCGTTTCAAAACGCCCACGACGTCAGTATCAAAGTAGGGATATCGAATTTAGTGAGGCTAAATATCTTGTTGGCTTGCTTGCTAAAGTTGCAAAAAGTGATGGCAGGGTAAATAAGCTAGAAGCAAATTTAATAAGCGAAATTTTAGATGATTTAACCGCTAAAATAGGCGGTTCAAACACACAAAGGGAAGAGCTTAGGCGAGTTTATAATAACGAAAAAGACAATCTTAAAAATGTATTTAAAATGGCTTTTGAGTATAAAACTCGCTTCAATCTTGACTTAAAAACCGCTGTTGGAAGAGTCTATTTTTTCTTAAATATAGCTTATATAGATGGCGTTTTCACTAGTGAAGAAAGGCGCGTGATATCTCAAATTTGTGATGGTTTTGAGATACCTTCTTATCTGCAAGATGAGATATTTGCTAGATTTGAAAGAGATTTTAAAGCTAGAAATTATCAAAGATATCAAAACAGAAACTATCAAGAGCAAAATTATCAAAACCACGCTAGAACGCAGCCTGGCAAGAAAAATCCATATGATGTTTTAGGGCTTAAAGATGGCGCTAGTTTTGATGAGATTAGAACTTCTTATAGAGCTCTTGTGAAAAAATATCATCCAGATATCTTGATGGGCAAAGGTGCAGATGATGAGATAATCAAAGCTGGAACTAAAAAACTTCAAGAGATAAACGAAGCTTATGAGGCGCTAAAAGCTAAATTTGGAAAGTGA
- the purL gene encoding phosphoribosylformylglycinamidine synthase subunit PurL — protein MDKKTIEAHKISQSEYEKILEILGRDPNLLELGIFSAMWSEHCSYKSSKKYLNGFPTKAPWVIQGPGENAGVIDIGDGMAAVFKMESHNHPSFIEPFQGAATGVGGILRDVFTMGARVEANMNSLRFGEIRGNDKINKHQRYLVKGSVAGIAHYGNCMGIPTVGGEISFDESFNGNILVNAFALGICKSDEIFYGKAEGTGNPVIYVGSKTGRDGLGGAVMASDSFNEENKSLRPTVQVGDPFAEKLLMEACLELFKTDYVIGIQDMGAAGLTSSSFEMAGRSGSGMKMHLDKVPMREVSMTPYELMLSESQERMLICAKKGCEDKIKAIFAKWDLDAEVIGEVTNTGKMELFWYGKLAAEIPIDPLSEAAPILDRPVKKPAYLDEIKGLNLCGCGADKVSNQEAFDMLLKDPNILNKSLVYDQYDANVGTNTIKQPGNLGAAAIRVKENGVAVVMGMDCNTRMNYVNPRIGGALAVAASGRKVAMSGATPLAITDCLNYGNPLNPEVMWQFAQGCEGIKEACRELNTPVVSGNVSLYNETEGVSIQPTPAIVSVGVKSDAKILPSVFVKPSTPVYMIGDVKGVFGGSLYMKVIEKLVAGTLPEIDYKKERALWDLVIEANKLEILEFANSVGIGGVAMTLAKMSCVSNLGGEFKMACEDNRDIFEESFSRAVVGVKDEAKFKELASKFKLNVTKLGNVGGDKFKINDVSKDLCQMREIYYTEFSKIVKQES, from the coding sequence ATGGATAAAAAGACTATTGAAGCACACAAAATCAGCCAAAGTGAGTATGAAAAGATACTAGAAATTTTAGGTCGTGATCCAAATTTACTTGAACTTGGTATTTTTTCGGCTATGTGGAGCGAACACTGCTCATATAAATCAAGCAAAAAATACCTAAATGGCTTTCCTACAAAAGCTCCATGGGTCATACAAGGTCCAGGCGAAAATGCTGGAGTTATCGATATCGGCGATGGTATGGCAGCTGTTTTTAAGATGGAAAGTCATAACCACCCAAGCTTTATCGAGCCGTTTCAAGGCGCAGCAACTGGAGTTGGCGGTATACTTCGCGATGTTTTTACGATGGGTGCAAGAGTTGAAGCGAATATGAACTCGCTTCGTTTTGGCGAAATTAGAGGAAATGATAAGATAAACAAGCACCAAAGATATCTTGTAAAAGGTAGCGTCGCTGGGATAGCCCACTATGGAAACTGCATGGGAATCCCAACAGTTGGTGGAGAGATAAGCTTTGATGAAAGTTTTAATGGGAATATTTTGGTAAATGCTTTTGCGCTTGGAATTTGTAAAAGTGATGAAATTTTTTATGGCAAGGCTGAAGGAACTGGAAATCCGGTGATTTATGTCGGTTCAAAAACTGGTCGAGATGGCTTAGGTGGCGCTGTTATGGCAAGTGATAGTTTTAATGAAGAAAACAAATCCCTTCGCCCAACCGTGCAAGTTGGAGATCCATTTGCTGAAAAACTTTTGATGGAAGCGTGTTTAGAGCTATTTAAGACTGATTATGTTATCGGTATACAAGATATGGGGGCTGCTGGACTGACTTCTAGTAGTTTTGAGATGGCTGGTCGAAGCGGAAGCGGTATGAAAATGCACCTTGATAAAGTTCCTATGAGAGAGGTCAGTATGACTCCATACGAGCTTATGCTAAGCGAAAGTCAAGAGCGAATGCTAATATGCGCTAAAAAGGGTTGTGAAGATAAGATAAAAGCTATTTTTGCTAAGTGGGATTTGGACGCTGAGGTTATAGGAGAAGTTACAAACACTGGCAAGATGGAGCTTTTTTGGTATGGCAAGCTAGCTGCAGAGATACCAATCGATCCGCTAAGCGAAGCAGCTCCTATCTTAGATAGACCTGTTAAAAAACCAGCTTATTTAGATGAGATAAAGGGTTTGAATTTATGCGGTTGTGGCGCTGATAAAGTAAGTAATCAAGAAGCTTTTGATATGCTTTTAAAAGATCCTAATATCTTAAATAAATCTTTAGTTTATGACCAATATGACGCAAATGTCGGTACAAACACTATCAAACAACCAGGAAATCTTGGTGCGGCTGCGATTAGAGTAAAAGAAAATGGCGTTGCAGTTGTTATGGGAATGGACTGTAATACAAGAATGAACTATGTAAATCCACGCATCGGCGGGGCTTTAGCAGTTGCTGCTAGTGGGCGAAAAGTTGCTATGAGTGGGGCAACGCCTTTGGCGATAACTGATTGTTTAAATTACGGAAATCCACTTAATCCAGAGGTTATGTGGCAGTTCGCGCAAGGTTGTGAAGGCATAAAAGAGGCTTGTCGTGAGCTAAACACACCTGTAGTTAGCGGAAATGTTAGCTTGTATAATGAAACAGAGGGTGTTAGCATTCAGCCAACTCCAGCAATAGTTAGTGTCGGAGTAAAAAGTGATGCGAAAATTTTACCAAGCGTGTTTGTAAAACCAAGCACTCCGGTTTATATGATAGGCGATGTAAAAGGCGTATTTGGCGGAAGTTTATATATGAAAGTGATTGAAAAGCTTGTAGCTGGAACGTTGCCTGAGATTGATTATAAAAAAGAAAGAGCGCTTTGGGATTTGGTTATTGAAGCTAACAAGCTTGAGATTTTAGAATTTGCAAACTCTGTTGGCATAGGCGGAGTTGCGATGACTTTGGCAAAGATGAGTTGTGTGTCAAATTTAGGTGGCGAGTTTAAAATGGCTTGCGAAGACAACCGAGATATTTTTGAAGAGAGTTTTTCGCGCGCGGTTGTGGGAGTTAAAGATGAGGCTAAATTTAAAGAGCTTGCTAGTAAATTTAAGCTCAATGTAACTAAGCTTGGAAATGTTGGCGGGGATAAATTTAAGATAAACGATGTTAGTAAAGATTTATGCCAAATGCGTGAAATTTACTACACTGAATTTAGTAAAATAGTCAAACAGGAGAGCTAA
- a CDS encoding glycosyltransferase — protein sequence MKSLKIVHCGIFNHNVNGSFFYGLDRKISHGLIQNGHFVYEFSYRDVERNLRICGLKNSGLKKMNDKLVDICKNINADVLLLGKAEKIYPQTLIKLKKILPNLKIALWYVDHLEEKKDFFDKFELIDAFFYANALNLEKLSLKYKNTIFSFFPNISDEAFDKKLNLEKTTDIIYIARDYKEDVRHKFALLLDEFCKKEGINHKIYASLGNPAIFGNDFHIAVNQAKIAINFNRDDELECTTSKKLLGASDRMAQFLGCGTCTFSPKIAGFEKLYEYKKDIVYFDNPQDCFSKIKEYLKDDKYAKIAKHGRERTLDIANAKRTTKFMLETLFGLNFGENYEWREFMYKNGEKI from the coding sequence GTGAAAAGTTTAAAAATAGTTCATTGTGGCATTTTTAATCATAATGTAAATGGTAGTTTTTTTTACGGTTTAGATCGTAAAATTTCACATGGTCTTATTCAAAATGGACATTTTGTTTATGAATTCAGTTATCGAGATGTAGAGAGAAATCTGCGTATTTGCGGGCTTAAAAATAGCGGATTAAAAAAGATGAATGACAAGCTTGTTGATATTTGCAAAAATATAAATGCTGATGTTTTATTGCTCGGTAAGGCTGAAAAAATATATCCACAAACACTAATCAAACTTAAAAAAATATTACCAAATTTAAAAATAGCTCTTTGGTATGTTGATCATCTTGAAGAAAAAAAAGATTTTTTTGATAAATTTGAGTTGATTGATGCATTTTTTTATGCAAACGCTTTGAATTTAGAAAAACTTTCTTTAAAGTATAAAAATACAATTTTTTCATTTTTCCCAAATATTTCCGATGAAGCCTTTGATAAAAAGTTAAATTTAGAAAAAACAACCGATATTATCTATATAGCAAGAGATTATAAAGAAGATGTAAGACATAAATTTGCACTTTTGCTTGATGAGTTTTGCAAAAAAGAGGGCATAAATCATAAAATTTATGCAAGTCTTGGAAATCCTGCTATTTTTGGGAACGATTTTCACATCGCAGTAAATCAAGCAAAAATAGCGATAAATTTTAACAGAGATGATGAGCTTGAATGCACTACTTCAAAAAAACTTCTTGGAGCAAGCGATAGAATGGCGCAATTTCTAGGTTGTGGAACTTGCACTTTTAGCCCGAAAATAGCTGGTTTTGAAAAGCTTTATGAATATAAAAAAGATATAGTTTATTTTGATAATCCACAAGATTGCTTTTCTAAAATAAAAGAGTATTTAAAAGATGATAAATATGCCAAAATAGCTAAGCATGGACGCGAACGAACGTTAGACATCGCAAATGCTAAACGCACAACTAAATTTATGCTTGAAACGCTATTTGGATTAAATTTTGGCGAAAATTATGAGTGGAGAGAGTTTATGTATAAAAATGGAGAAAAAATTTGA
- a CDS encoding SDH family Clp fold serine proteinase, whose protein sequence is MFNKNKEQEQVQQQGKIQIKQPPILFSETQDIIKEIEKKLDAPLITYYNSAAGSVCGNDPMGIYEQLKGKKYKKLYIYIKSDGGSGIAALKIVSILRDCCDELIALVPSNCASAATMMALGANEIIMGPLAFLTSVDTSLRHELSPVTRNNDLANVSMDELNRVIKLWKDNEKAGDENAYKSLYNYIHPLVFGAVDRASSLSLKICKEILRYHFEDEERINTISQKLNSGYPAHDYPILFREASEIGLHVKKMSDELHDLLQDLTELYSEMGQRTFTDFDANNYHDNNIANIIEMVGTQIYFQVDKDWFYRAEEQRWIVLNDESSWRKNELVDGKLKNTIYYI, encoded by the coding sequence ATGTTTAATAAAAACAAAGAACAAGAGCAAGTCCAGCAACAAGGCAAAATTCAGATAAAGCAACCACCGATTTTGTTTAGCGAGACTCAAGATATTATAAAAGAGATAGAAAAAAAGCTTGATGCGCCACTGATTACATACTATAACTCAGCAGCTGGTTCTGTGTGTGGAAACGATCCTATGGGGATATATGAGCAGCTTAAAGGCAAAAAATACAAAAAGCTTTATATATACATAAAATCAGATGGTGGAAGCGGCATAGCAGCACTTAAAATAGTATCTATTTTGCGCGATTGCTGTGATGAACTAATCGCACTTGTGCCATCAAACTGCGCTTCGGCTGCTACTATGATGGCGCTTGGCGCAAATGAGATTATCATGGGACCTTTGGCGTTTTTAACTTCAGTTGATACCTCGCTTCGCCACGAACTTAGTCCAGTTACTAGAAACAACGACCTTGCAAATGTCTCTATGGATGAGCTAAACCGCGTTATAAAACTATGGAAAGATAACGAAAAAGCAGGTGATGAAAATGCTTATAAATCCCTTTATAACTATATCCATCCGCTTGTTTTTGGCGCTGTTGATAGAGCAAGTTCTTTGTCTTTAAAAATTTGTAAAGAAATTTTACGTTATCACTTTGAAGATGAAGAGAGAATCAATACGATTAGCCAAAAGTTAAATAGCGGTTATCCGGCGCATGATTATCCGATTTTGTTTCGTGAAGCTAGCGAAATAGGGCTTCATGTCAAAAAAATGAGCGATGAACTTCATGACTTGCTTCAAGACTTAACAGAGCTTTACTCCGAGATGGGGCAACGTACATTCACAGACTTTGATGCAAACAACTATCACGATAATAACATCGCAAACATCATCGAGATGGTTGGAACTCAAATTTACTTCCAAGTCGATAAAGACTGGTTTTATAGAGCTGAAGAGCAACGATGGATAGTGCTAAATGATGAGAGTTCGTGGCGTAAAAACGAGCTTGTAGATGGTAAGTTAAAGAATACGATTTATTATATATGA
- a CDS encoding polysaccharide deacetylase family protein, which translates to MMIVYIIIFCLLVAFSLRYNWWRMPQSYAKARVLMYHSISEHKGEKHDKWRVKPLDFEKQMLWLSQNGFTSYKISELASLEQIPPKSVAITFDDGYEDNFTNSFKVLQKYNLKATIYLVPNQTTNHWESSNTSHISPMLTHLQIKQMQSSGLIEFGSHTLSHENLSTLDDEILKAELLYSKIEISELTNSACTAFAYPYGKFDERIINATKEAGYTNAVVVKRGFYEAKDDKFSIKRIGVLGTESFFDFWLKFTRIRNKL; encoded by the coding sequence ATGATGATTGTTTATATTATAATTTTTTGTCTGTTAGTTGCTTTTTCACTTCGTTATAACTGGTGGAGAATGCCACAAAGCTATGCTAAAGCTAGGGTTTTGATGTATCACTCTATAAGCGAACATAAGGGTGAAAAACACGATAAATGGCGAGTTAAACCGCTGGATTTTGAAAAACAAATGCTCTGGCTTAGTCAAAATGGCTTTACTAGCTATAAGATAAGCGAGCTTGCTAGTTTAGAACAAATTCCACCAAAGTCAGTTGCCATAACTTTTGATGATGGATATGAAGATAACTTTACAAACTCTTTTAAGGTTTTACAAAAATACAACCTTAAAGCTACGATTTATCTTGTCCCAAACCAAACTACAAACCACTGGGAAAGCTCAAACACAAGCCATATTTCGCCTATGCTTACACATTTGCAAATCAAACAAATGCAAAGCTCAGGGCTAATCGAATTTGGCTCACACACCTTATCGCACGAAAATTTATCAACCCTTGATGATGAAATTTTAAAAGCTGAATTGCTATATTCAAAAATCGAAATATCAGAACTTACAAACTCCGCTTGCACTGCTTTTGCTTATCCGTATGGTAAATTTGATGAGCGTATTATAAATGCGACAAAAGAGGCTGGTTATACAAATGCAGTTGTTGTAAAACGAGGGTTTTATGAGGCAAAAGATGATAAATTTAGCATTAAAAGAATTGGAGTTTTAGGGACTGAAAGCTTTTTTGATTTCTGGCTTAAATTTACAAGAATTAGGAATAAATTATGA
- a CDS encoding glycosyltransferase, giving the protein MRILQTLTFNKLAGAEKLCIDLCNSLSKEHEVYLLANSGAKKYLNKDVKFIEFSFKDSRYNPFFLYKIAKLINKINPDIIHSHSVKEVEIIHNARFFLNRIVKIVVTKHMVKFKKRLKIADLCVFLLESDDRNLVKNSTVIENGIPYILPNPVKKSDKFSIISEGRLSKPKGHHIIIKALSKVNFDYELSIFGDGEYKDELQKLIDELNLNDKIKIVGFVDNIQDYLASADLQIIASEFESYCLAAIDGIYYSKLMISTPVGVCANVLPPELLYQNSVENLTEKLNEVYENYDKFREIFSKLKPIKDRFGVEKMSEKYIQAYTNLLSPNLASNFKSDKNRMKILHTLHWVQFAGTEKVCVDLCNQMSKNYEVFLLSSQNISPYLEKDVNLVDFDFEHNRYNPLFLYKIAKILSKIKPDIIHCHNTKELEAMHHARIFMKQKIPIIATKHTLRVKKNYKLANLCVAILEDTKEILPPNSLIIKNGMAYKEPKKLPRSDKFYIISSGRLADMKGMDIVINALALVDFDFECHIFGQGEKKDELNALINSLNLSKKVYLKGFVDNINDYLFSSDVQIIASRFEPYGLVAIDGVYYSPLMISTNTGICSQILPRELIFDTSPESLALKLTEIYENYDKFKEIFSKVKSKKDEFSIKNMAQKYIKAYESLLK; this is encoded by the coding sequence TTGAGAATTTTACAAACTCTTACTTTTAACAAATTAGCCGGTGCTGAAAAGCTCTGCATAGACTTGTGTAATAGCTTATCAAAAGAGCATGAAGTCTATCTTTTGGCAAATAGCGGGGCAAAAAAATATCTTAATAAAGATGTTAAATTTATAGAATTTAGTTTCAAAGACAGTCGTTATAATCCATTTTTTTTATATAAAATTGCAAAATTAATCAATAAAATAAATCCAGACATTATCCACTCTCACAGCGTAAAAGAGGTTGAAATCATACATAATGCTAGATTTTTTTTAAATCGTATTGTTAAGATTGTGGTTACAAAGCATATGGTTAAATTTAAAAAACGACTTAAAATTGCTGATTTGTGTGTATTTTTATTAGAAAGTGATGATAGAAATTTAGTAAAAAATTCCACTGTTATTGAAAATGGCATACCATATATTTTACCAAATCCGGTTAAAAAAAGTGATAAATTTAGCATTATATCAGAGGGAAGACTTAGCAAACCAAAAGGTCATCATATTATTATTAAAGCGCTTTCAAAAGTTAATTTTGATTACGAACTTAGTATTTTTGGAGATGGCGAGTATAAAGATGAGCTGCAAAAATTGATTGATGAGTTAAATTTAAATGATAAAATTAAAATAGTTGGTTTTGTAGATAATATACAAGATTATTTAGCAAGTGCTGATTTGCAAATAATAGCGTCTGAATTTGAGTCATACTGCTTAGCTGCTATAGATGGAATTTATTACTCAAAGCTTATGATATCAACGCCTGTTGGGGTTTGTGCGAATGTTTTACCGCCAGAACTTTTATATCAAAACAGCGTGGAAAACTTGACTGAAAAGCTAAATGAAGTTTATGAAAACTATGATAAATTTAGAGAAATTTTTTCTAAATTAAAGCCGATAAAAGATAGGTTTGGTGTAGAAAAAATGAGTGAAAAATATATTCAAGCATATACAAATTTATTATCACCAAATTTAGCCTCTAATTTTAAAAGCGATAAAAATAGAATGAAAATTTTACACACTCTTCATTGGGTTCAGTTTGCTGGGACTGAAAAGGTTTGCGTTGATTTGTGTAACCAGATGAGTAAAAATTACGAAGTTTTTTTACTAAGCAGTCAAAACATATCGCCATATCTTGAAAAAGATGTAAATTTGGTTGATTTTGACTTTGAGCATAATCGCTACAATCCGCTGTTTTTATATAAGATTGCTAAGATTTTAAGCAAGATAAAGCCAGACATTATCCACTGTCATAATACAAAGGAGTTAGAAGCTATGCACCATGCGCGTATTTTTATGAAGCAAAAAATTCCTATCATAGCTACTAAACATACTCTAAGAGTTAAGAAAAACTATAAACTAGCCAATCTTTGCGTTGCGATTTTGGAGGATACTAAAGAGATTTTGCCGCCAAATTCACTTATTATAAAAAATGGCATGGCATATAAAGAACCTAAAAAACTTCCAAGAAGTGATAAATTTTATATAATAAGCTCGGGCAGGCTTGCAGATATGAAAGGTATGGATATAGTGATAAATGCTTTAGCGTTGGTTGATTTTGACTTTGAGTGTCATATATTTGGTCAAGGCGAGAAAAAAGATGAACTTAATGCTCTTATAAACTCACTAAATCTTAGTAAAAAAGTCTATCTTAAAGGCTTTGTAGATAATATAAATGATTATCTTTTTAGTAGTGATGTGCAAATCATAGCCTCTAGGTTTGAACCATATGGACTAGTGGCGATAGATGGGGTTTACTACTCGCCTTTGATGATTTCAACCAATACTGGGATTTGTTCGCAAATTTTACCAAGAGAGCTTATATTTGATACTTCGCCTGAGAGTTTGGCTTTAAAACTGACTGAAATTTATGAAAACTATGATAAATTTAAAGAGATATTTTCAAAAGTTAAAAGCAAAAAAGATGAATTTAGTATAAAAAATATGGCTCAAAAATATATAAAAGCTTATGAAAGTTTGTTAAAATGA
- a CDS encoding sulfatase-like hydrolase/transferase, translating to MEKKIIKNDNTVIKEKKPYIKTSILIVFLAGFLLGLTYFAHRHFGNFTAAQMVFHFVSDLGNALDEYIVSFREKVLLPAFIVSLLWYLMAKFNGFFGRHSLKFALVFLCCSLLYSNHKMSFYDIFTYNFIYSDFYEKEFKTPNLKDLNQTNPKNLIIIYAESLESKYDLRHEDDKNIIPNLKKVAKQGLSFTSHDGFGGHTQVKNTGWTAAGLLSYNCAFPLSSVDKENRYEKAICLGDVLDYFGYDQEYLLGSDASFAGAGEFFKTHKVKITDLKTLGLKNDIGWGILDDKLYKIAKDKLRQKATLDKPFALYISTINMHFPGNSSPNCKKYDNRYTQSVRCTDDELSEFLNWILAQNFAKNTAVVVLGDHISMVQRYFKSDAKREIFNLFLNSDFQNINTNRKASHFDMLPTILQSVNISIDEFGLGRNLTKNNPTLLEKYGLEELNKEIGKRNKFYDEKLLQ from the coding sequence ATGGAGAAAAAAATAATAAAAAATGATAACACCGTAATCAAAGAAAAAAAACCATATATTAAAACTTCAATTTTAATTGTATTTTTAGCTGGATTTTTACTAGGGCTTACATACTTTGCGCATCGCCATTTTGGTAATTTTACAGCTGCTCAGATGGTTTTTCACTTTGTAAGCGATCTAGGAAATGCGCTTGATGAATACATTGTCTCATTTCGTGAAAAGGTGCTTTTACCGGCTTTTATAGTAAGTTTATTATGGTATTTAATGGCTAAATTTAATGGATTTTTTGGAAGACACTCTTTAAAATTTGCTTTAGTTTTTTTGTGTTGTTCTTTACTGTATTCAAATCATAAAATGAGTTTTTATGATATTTTTACATATAATTTTATCTATTCTGATTTTTATGAGAAAGAATTTAAAACACCAAATTTAAAAGATTTAAATCAAACTAATCCTAAAAATTTAATCATAATCTATGCTGAAAGTTTGGAATCAAAGTATGATTTACGCCACGAAGATGATAAAAATATCATTCCAAATCTTAAAAAAGTAGCCAAACAAGGTCTATCTTTTACATCTCACGATGGATTTGGTGGGCATACTCAGGTTAAAAATACTGGCTGGACGGCAGCTGGACTTTTATCGTACAATTGCGCTTTTCCGCTCTCATCTGTTGATAAAGAAAATCGCTATGAAAAGGCTATTTGCCTTGGCGATGTGCTAGATTATTTTGGATATGATCAAGAGTATCTTTTAGGAAGCGATGCAAGTTTTGCTGGGGCTGGTGAGTTTTTTAAAACTCATAAAGTTAAAATTACTGATTTAAAAACTTTAGGACTTAAAAACGATATTGGCTGGGGAATTTTAGATGATAAGCTTTATAAAATTGCCAAAGATAAACTAAGACAAAAAGCCACTTTAGACAAACCTTTTGCGCTATACATTTCAACAATAAATATGCATTTTCCAGGCAACTCTAGTCCAAATTGTAAAAAATATGATAATCGCTATACTCAAAGTGTGCGTTGTACAGATGATGAACTTAGTGAGTTTTTAAACTGGATTTTAGCTCAAAATTTTGCTAAAAATACTGCAGTTGTTGTGCTAGGAGATCATATCAGTATGGTTCAAAGATATTTTAAAAGCGATGCTAAAAGAGAAATCTTTAATCTTTTCTTAAATTCTGATTTTCAAAATATCAATACAAACCGCAAAGCAAGTCATTTTGATATGCTTCCTACTATTTTGCAAAGCGTAAATATAAGCATTGATGAGTTTGGTTTGGGGCGAAATCTAACTAAAAACAATCCAACTTTACTAGAAAAATATGGACTTGAAGAGCTAAATAAAGAAATCGGTAAACGAAACAAATTCTATGATGAAAAGTTGTTACAATAA